Proteins encoded together in one Etheostoma cragini isolate CJK2018 chromosome 11, CSU_Ecrag_1.0, whole genome shotgun sequence window:
- the pou2f1b gene encoding POU domain, class 2, transcription factor 1b isoform X1, whose product MADGGAASQDECSGPDAKVNNQSETTKCAMESGDGNTGIQINGFDFQRQTVPTTSAITNAHAQALLQQSKSEDSSALPTSVQQSVLPQTQLMLAGGQIAGLTLTPAQQQMLIQQAQAQLLAAAVQHSANQQNSTTGASISASAATPITQLPLSQPIQIASQLQQQNLSLPQFVLVQPGHSIATQLQPAQFFISQTPHGQQGILQAQSLLTQLPQSQANLLPTQPCITLATQPATPTRTTAATPIQSLPHSQTPPKRLDTPTMEEPSDLEELEQFAKTFKQRRIKLGFTQGDVGLAMGKLYGNDFSQTTISRFEALNLSFKNMCKLKPLLEKWLNDAVCAENLTSDQALSSPSALCSPGMGIEGINRRRKKRTSIETNIRVALEKSFLEQNQKPTSEEITMIADQLNMEKEVIRVWFCNRRQKEKRINPPSSCNSGGGGTPIKTLFTPSSPLVASTASLVSSSTINTPTTLTVNPVMPLTSTSVSSLSFTGTTVGATNTASVISTAPLMTTASSPSLSPSPTTIHSSTESKAQTIVTQAPTSIATSLGTGQLMVTASGLSAALQGAQLPSGFAAMAAAAAGLNPGLMSSQFASGGALLSLASGGLGSPAFMSNNTLATIQGVYQSLASGGTIPITSLDGGNLLFANTSAGNTPNLVTTPLFLNPQNLSLLTSNPVSLVSAGAGGLQVTADAHHQATTAAVPVQASTITTASKAQ is encoded by the exons atggCGGACGGAGGAGCAGCGAGTCAAGATGAGTGTTCAGGACCAG ATGCTAAAGTGAATAATCAGTCAGAAACTACTAAATGTGCAATGGAAAGTGGTGACGGGAACACCG GAATCCAAATCAATGGGTTTGACTTTCAGAGGCAGACGGTGCCAACCACAAGTGCAATCACTAATGCACATGCACAAGCCCTCCTTCAACAG TCGAAGTCGGAAGACTCGAGTGCTCTTCCGACCTCCGTCCAGCAGAGCGTATTGCCTCAAACCCAGCTCATGTTGGCCGGAGGACAGATTGCAGGA TTGACCCTGACCCCAGCGCAGCAGCAGATGTTGATCCAGCAGGCCCAAGCTCAACTCCTAGCTGCTGCCGTGCAGCATTCAGCTAACCAGCAGAACAGCACCACTGGGGCCAGCATCTCGGCGTCCGCAGCCACACCCATTACCCAGCTGCCCCTGTCACAGCCCATCCAGATCGCTTCT cagctacagcagcagaatTTAAGTCTGCCTCAGTTTGTTCTGGTGCAGCCTGGCCACTCAATCGCCACACAACTGCAGCCTGCTCAATTCTTCATCTCCCAGACACCGCATGGCCAACAGG GCATATTGCAAGCCCAGAGTCTTCTAACTCAACTACCTCAAAGCCAAGCTAACCTCCTGCCGACTCAACCATGCATCACCCTTGCTACTCAG CCTGCCACTCCAACCCGCACAACAGCAGCCACACCTATTCAGTCCCTGCCCCACAGTCAGACACCACCCAAGCGGTTGGATACCCCCACTATGGAGGAGCCTAGCGATCTGGAGGAACTGGAACAATTTGCCAAGACCTTCAAACAGAGGCGTATTAAACTGGGCTTCACGCAG GGCGATGTTGGCCTGGCCATGGGGAAGCTGTATGGAAACGACTTCAGCCAAACTACCATCTCTCGCTTTGAGGCCTTGAATCTGAGCTTTAAGAACATGTGCAAACTCAAGCCATTGCTGGAGAAGTGGCTCAACGATGCAG TTTGTGCAGAGAACCTGACATCTGACCAGGCCCTGTCCAGCCCCAGTGCCCTGTGCTCCCCAGGCATGGGCATAGAGGGGATCAATCGCAGACGGAAGAAGAGGACCAGTATTGAGACCAACATCCGAGTGGCCTTAGAAAAAAGCTTTCTGGAG CAGAACCAAAAACCTACCTCTGAAGAGATCACCATGATCGCTGACCAGCTCAACATGGAGAAGGAGGTGATCCGGGTCTGGTTCTGCAATCGCcgacagaaagagaagaggattAACCCCCCCAGCAGCTGCAACAGTGGCGGAGGTGGCACCCCCATCAAAACCCTCTTTACCCCTAGTAGCCCTTTG GTGGCCAGCACAGCAAGCCTTGTGAGCAGTTCAACTATTAACACACCCACCACTCTGACTGTAAACCCAGTGATGCCTCTCACCAGCACCAGCGTCTCAAGTTTGTCTTTCACAG GCACGACAGTTGGAGCCACAAACACTGCATccgtcatatccactgcacctTTGATGACTACAGCCAGCTCTCCATCTTTGAGCCCGTCGCCAACGACTATTCACTCTTCGACAGAAAGCAAGGCGCAAACCATCGTCACCCAGGCACCGACATCCATCGCTACTAGTTTAGGGACGGGTCAGCTGATGGTGACAGCGTCAGGGTTGTCCGCGGCGCTGCAGGGGGCCCAGTTACCTAGCGGCTTTGCTGCTAtggccgctgctgctgctgggctcAACCCAGGACTGATGTCCTCCCAGTTTGCCTCAGG GGGGGCCCTGCTCAGTCTGGCCTCTGGTGGCCTAGGTAGTCCTGCCTTCATGAGCAACAATACCTTGGCTACTATCCAAGGTGTATATCAAT CTCTGGCATCGGGCGGAACGATCCCCATCACTTCTCTGGATGGTGGCAACCTGCTGTTTGCCAACACGTCTGCTGGTAACACGCCCAACCTAGTGACCACGCCGCTCTTCCTGAACCCCCAGAACCTGTCGCTGCTCACCAGTAACCCCGTCAGCCTGGTGTCGGCCGGGGCGGGGGGGCTGCAGGTCACTGCTGATGCCCATCATCAAGCAACCACGGCTGCTGTGCCTGTGCAAGCCTCGACCATTACCACTGCCTCCAAGGCTCAGTGA